In one Ananas comosus cultivar F153 linkage group 12, ASM154086v1, whole genome shotgun sequence genomic region, the following are encoded:
- the LOC109717979 gene encoding uncharacterized protein LOC109717979 has product MQQLSLTTTTLVGLLFFSVALGHSLALARRGVFMFADSEKVHQNNQEIHDKTSMIEDSRSKQMNERIGIGNIIVEAKKTLKEVETEANSGKSKSYPSDSNGSPNLKDSSSTTVKSRPLSNFRTKIKGIDLETVDASDTPQKGFRLSAASTRSQKSTLSNSHKFHDQTNRNIRKQKLIEASDEIFRLLNKDYHDKPRRRPPVNN; this is encoded by the exons ATGCAGCAGTTAAGCTTAACCACCACCACCTTAGTAGGGCTATTGTTCTTTTCAGTTGCCCTAGGGCACTCCCTCGCACTTGCTCGTCGAG GTGTTTTTATGTTTGCTGATAGTGAGAAGGTCCATCAGAATAATCAG GAAATTCATGATAAGACGAGCATGATCGAGGATAGTAGAAGCAAACAGATGAACGAGAGAATTGGCATCGGTAATATCATCGTGGAAGCGAAGAAAACATTAAAGGAGGTGGAAACTGAAGCAAACTCAG GAAAGAGCAAGAGCTACCCAAGTGATTCAAATGGGTCACCTAATTTAAAG GATTCTAGTAGCACAACAGTGAAGTCAAGGCCATTATCCAATTTCAGAACAAAaattaaagggattgatcttGAAACAGTAGATGCTTCAGACACTCCACAAAAGGGGTTCCGATTATCCGCGGCCTCAACAAGATCACAAAAATCGACACTGTCGAATTCCCACAAATTTCATGATCAGACCAACAGAAATATTCGAAAGCAAAAGCTTATAGAGGCGTCGGACGAAATTTTCAGATTGCTCAACAAGGACTACCACGACAAGCCCCGCCGCCGTCCTCCCGTCAACAACTAA